One Paenibacillus sp. FSL H7-0737 DNA segment encodes these proteins:
- a CDS encoding SDR family oxidoreductase, giving the protein MEQKGWGVVSIMVTGATGQLGSLIIDNLLQFVPAGEIIACVRDREKANDLLEKGVEIRFGDYDQPDSLIQAFTGVAELLFISSSHPDDNVRLTQHSEVIHAASKAGVKHLLYTSFAFPPKGQIPANHVHLLTEQMILKSGIDYTFLRNALYMDFVDVLGLKEAIQSGELITYPGNWLFNSVTRRDLALATAVVLTTTGHINQIYELTAPRSWDFSELTEVLSELTGKRIVHRQDSSIQHWIYSFLGKIDTASTSKDMERLMGRPVTSLKESIITFLQV; this is encoded by the coding sequence ATGGAACAGAAAGGTTGGGGTGTAGTGTCAATTATGGTTACTGGGGCTACTGGTCAATTAGGAAGTTTGATTATAGACAATCTTCTTCAGTTTGTGCCGGCAGGTGAGATAATCGCATGTGTTCGTGATCGTGAGAAAGCAAATGATCTTTTGGAAAAAGGGGTTGAGATTCGCTTTGGCGATTATGATCAGCCTGATTCTCTAATTCAAGCTTTTACAGGTGTAGCAGAGCTATTATTCATCTCTAGTTCACATCCCGATGATAACGTCAGATTAACTCAACATTCTGAGGTTATTCATGCAGCATCAAAGGCAGGGGTGAAGCATTTGCTGTATACAAGCTTCGCATTTCCACCTAAAGGACAAATTCCAGCTAATCATGTTCACTTACTTACAGAGCAGATGATTCTTAAATCAGGTATTGACTATACGTTTCTACGCAACGCTTTATATATGGATTTTGTGGATGTACTAGGTCTGAAAGAGGCGATCCAAAGCGGTGAGTTAATCACCTATCCGGGAAACTGGCTATTTAATTCGGTGACACGAAGGGATCTCGCTTTAGCTACGGCGGTCGTGCTTACAACTACTGGTCATATTAATCAGATTTATGAATTAACCGCACCGCGCTCTTGGGACTTCAGCGAACTAACGGAGGTATTATCCGAGCTGACAGGAAAAAGAATCGTTCATCGGCAGGATTCAAGCATTCAGCACTGGATTTATTCATTCCTCGGGAAGATAGATACAGCTTCTACTTCAAAAGATATGGAGAGACTAATGGGACGGCCTGTTACCTCTTTGAAGGAAAGTATAATCACTTTCCTTCAGGTTTAA
- a CDS encoding metallophosphoesterase — MKTLRMLASGFAMLLILGLVNFYIGYHGWLLVHEWFSGASSVLFWTLFLLVAFAYVVGMIPWPTIVKPLARFFKVIGSYYLACMEFAIIMLPLADLLYVLLGWMGVDRTHYVSEAGGTLLILLVVFLVWGSINAWSTVVRTHPIPIDKSIGTSTPLTIAVASDLHLGNIVGNRHLKKMVAQMNAMKPDVILLAGDVLDDSIEPFIRNSMSEQLKQLKARHGVYAVLGNHEYYGGSIKEYTDLMSSIGIKVLQDEVEEVAGTYIVGRKDKTAETMEAGGRLSVNSLLNGLDLTRPVIMMDHQPTGFDVAAQEGVDILLSGHTHRGQIAPNHWITKRLFELDWGYLRKDKLHVVVSSGYGTWGPPIRLASRSEIIKLEVVLEGTKQYSEEAVSTKTVLI, encoded by the coding sequence ATGAAAACATTACGAATGTTAGCTTCAGGGTTTGCAATGCTGCTTATTCTGGGCCTTGTTAATTTTTACATTGGGTATCACGGTTGGCTGCTTGTCCATGAATGGTTCTCAGGTGCTTCCTCTGTTCTGTTCTGGACATTATTCCTGCTTGTTGCCTTTGCGTATGTCGTTGGAATGATACCGTGGCCTACAATAGTGAAGCCGTTAGCCAGATTCTTTAAGGTGATTGGGTCGTATTATCTAGCTTGCATGGAATTCGCTATTATCATGTTGCCATTAGCTGATCTGTTATATGTGCTGCTGGGCTGGATGGGTGTCGATCGAACGCACTACGTCTCAGAAGCGGGTGGTACATTGCTAATATTACTGGTTGTTTTTCTAGTCTGGGGTTCGATCAACGCTTGGAGTACAGTAGTTCGTACCCATCCTATTCCCATTGATAAATCTATCGGAACTAGTACGCCACTTACCATCGCGGTTGCATCCGATCTGCATTTAGGAAATATCGTCGGCAATCGGCATCTCAAAAAAATGGTTGCTCAAATGAATGCTATGAAGCCTGATGTGATTTTGCTGGCTGGGGATGTACTTGACGATAGTATTGAGCCTTTTATTCGCAATAGTATGAGTGAACAGCTAAAGCAGCTAAAAGCACGCCATGGGGTCTACGCGGTACTGGGCAATCACGAATATTACGGTGGTTCGATTAAGGAATATACCGATTTAATGAGTAGCATAGGCATTAAAGTCCTACAGGATGAGGTTGAAGAAGTGGCGGGAACGTATATTGTAGGTCGAAAAGATAAGACTGCCGAGACGATGGAAGCCGGAGGTAGATTAAGCGTAAACTCCTTATTGAATGGCCTCGATCTGACGCGTCCTGTGATCATGATGGATCATCAGCCTACCGGATTTGATGTCGCTGCCCAAGAAGGCGTAGATATTCTACTCTCAGGTCATACGCACCGTGGACAGATTGCTCCTAATCACTGGATCACCAAGCGGTTGTTCGAACTGGACTGGGGCTACCTCCGCAAGGATAAATTGCATGTCGTTGTTTCCTCTGGATATGGGACCTGGGGACCTCCAATCCGTTTAGCCAGCCGTTCGGAGATCATTAAGCTTGAAGTGGTGTTAGAAGGGACTAAACAATACAGTGAAGAAGCCGTGTCTACAAAGACGGTGTTAATCTAA
- a CDS encoding bacteriohemerythrin, with the protein MIEWKDSYDIGVEKIDCQHRQLLAKLNEFFDACSKQQGKEKIEETLKFLKEYTIEHFSNEEQLMEEIDFPELAEHRKTHANFVKAVLELEETIKTKGVSVLSTIKLNRTLTDWLLNHINKCDKLIGECMATRDRAV; encoded by the coding sequence GTGATTGAATGGAAGGATTCTTATGATATCGGTGTTGAGAAAATAGACTGTCAGCACAGACAGTTGCTGGCGAAATTGAATGAATTTTTTGATGCTTGCAGTAAGCAGCAGGGTAAAGAGAAGATCGAAGAAACGCTCAAATTCTTGAAGGAATATACCATCGAGCATTTTAGCAATGAAGAGCAATTGATGGAAGAGATCGATTTTCCTGAATTGGCGGAACATCGCAAGACGCACGCTAATTTTGTGAAAGCCGTTCTTGAATTAGAAGAAACGATTAAAACCAAGGGAGTCTCCGTTCTCTCGACGATTAAGCTTAACCGTACGTTAACCGATTGGCTTCTGAATCACATTAATAAATGCGATAAGCTAATTGGCGAATGTATGGCCACGCGGGATAGAGCAGTATAA
- a CDS encoding ABC transporter permease, giving the protein MFLALREMRHSKARYLLIMVIMLLVSFLVLFVTGLARGLAYANISAIENMPANYYVVQKDADQTFRRSQLTDTELNSVRAVVGDNNASSLALQMSTVTTNDTDTKADVTFFAVDMNGLLAPKVIEGDKITNDTQGSVIVDRDLEQSGIKIGSTIQDQATGKEFKVTGYVENSSYSHTPVVYINNKDWQEMRQGVNQGSEATSGAPFNVIALNANAGQVDKISASTKNVEVITQKEAISNIPGYSSEQGSLLMMIAFLFVIAGFVLAVFFYVITIQKTSQFGILKAMGTKMSYLAWSVVGQVMILAIASLSISLLLTFGMNQVLPDTMPFQLEPSTILLTSGLFVGMSLLGSLISVAKVAKVDALEAIGRAGA; this is encoded by the coding sequence ATGTTTCTAGCCTTAAGAGAAATGCGACATTCTAAAGCCAGATACCTGTTAATAATGGTAATCATGTTATTGGTTTCCTTTCTTGTACTTTTCGTAACGGGGCTGGCCAGAGGATTAGCGTATGCTAATATCTCAGCAATAGAGAATATGCCGGCAAACTATTACGTGGTGCAGAAGGATGCGGATCAGACGTTTAGACGTTCTCAGTTAACGGATACGGAGCTTAATAGTGTTCGAGCAGTAGTAGGAGATAATAATGCCTCTTCACTCGCTCTACAGATGAGTACAGTGACTACGAACGATACGGATACTAAAGCAGACGTAACTTTTTTCGCAGTGGATATGAACGGTTTACTGGCTCCAAAAGTGATTGAAGGTGACAAGATTACGAATGATACGCAGGGAAGTGTCATCGTTGATCGTGACTTGGAACAGTCGGGCATTAAGATTGGTAGCACGATCCAAGATCAGGCAACTGGGAAGGAATTTAAAGTTACAGGATATGTTGAGAATAGCTCATACAGCCATACCCCAGTAGTCTATATTAACAATAAAGATTGGCAGGAAATGAGACAAGGTGTTAATCAAGGTAGTGAGGCTACATCTGGAGCGCCTTTTAATGTAATTGCGCTTAATGCAAACGCAGGGCAAGTGGATAAGATCTCTGCTAGTACGAAAAATGTGGAAGTTATTACGCAAAAAGAAGCGATCTCTAATATTCCGGGTTATTCATCAGAACAAGGTTCACTGCTTATGATGATTGCCTTCCTGTTCGTAATCGCTGGTTTTGTTCTAGCTGTATTCTTCTATGTCATTACAATTCAGAAAACAAGCCAGTTTGGCATTCTGAAAGCCATGGGTACAAAAATGTCTTACTTGGCTTGGAGCGTTGTAGGGCAGGTCATGATATTGGCTATTGCAAGTCTAAGCATTAGCTTGCTGCTAACCTTTGGAATGAATCAGGTACTACCAGACACTATGCCGTTCCAACTGGAACCTTCTACGATTCTATTAACCAGCGGCTTGTTCGTGGGGATGTCTCTTTTAGGATCACTTATTTCTGTCGCTAAAGTGGCAAAAGTAGATGCATTAGAAGCAATTGGGAGGGCTGGAGCATGA
- a CDS encoding outer membrane protein assembly factor BamB family protein: MIQSLHKTMIKVLAVTCIASPIAYNGSLSDISAEQAVISTSNPYYNEVKAPILVPVWSSPLAILKEDRITGQNVTALAENGKVFALQRNEKLVALNATTGKKMWEFGSALAPLFTYSNGFIYGLTKSGSLYAVNEAGKKAWSASLSLPKATSIQRLGSTIYVTQDSQLAAVDAVSGKIKWKAAEESNNFTGLSELMETDGVVIRSYLSQGALTTGALAAYDSLTGKKLWDHTRQWWPLAVKDGLLYSITNTLMMDDDAVNRNVKISVFNVKTGELKGERLYKWTDTENKDGAFTFGGVNGTAFLDGNDFYIFQGKKLVKYDFWNYSAEGKPVQTWTSMAKEKDYPLNQVHQQRMLYSNYDTGTLSALKLGNGQAVVLNNGENPVVQTDLFGNVVYSGQSDGLFHAYDMLTLKPIFTVKTGSRNFAPSLKTGGMLIIRTDNKLLAIKLPSSIK, translated from the coding sequence ATGATTCAGTCTTTGCACAAGACAATGATTAAAGTTTTAGCTGTTACATGCATTGCATCCCCAATAGCTTACAACGGATCGTTATCCGACATTTCCGCGGAACAAGCAGTTATAAGTACAAGCAATCCCTATTACAATGAAGTCAAAGCACCTATTCTTGTACCTGTATGGTCATCACCGCTTGCCATCTTAAAAGAAGATAGAATCACTGGGCAGAACGTTACAGCCCTTGCCGAGAATGGGAAAGTCTTTGCCTTGCAGCGGAATGAAAAACTAGTCGCATTGAATGCTACAACAGGTAAAAAAATGTGGGAATTCGGAAGTGCATTAGCCCCGTTGTTCACGTACAGTAATGGATTTATCTATGGTTTGACTAAGAGTGGCTCTCTGTATGCCGTTAATGAAGCAGGTAAAAAAGCGTGGTCAGCTTCATTATCACTACCTAAAGCCACCAGTATACAACGGTTAGGCTCCACCATCTATGTAACACAAGATAGTCAACTGGCCGCTGTCGATGCGGTCAGCGGGAAGATCAAATGGAAGGCTGCGGAGGAGAGCAATAACTTTACAGGCTTATCGGAACTTATGGAAACGGATGGGGTTGTTATTCGAAGTTATCTCTCACAGGGAGCATTAACAACTGGCGCACTTGCTGCTTATGACAGCCTGACAGGAAAAAAACTATGGGACCATACCCGTCAATGGTGGCCACTAGCAGTAAAGGACGGCCTCCTCTACTCCATTACCAATACGTTAATGATGGATGATGACGCTGTGAATCGTAATGTTAAAATTTCTGTATTCAACGTTAAAACGGGTGAACTTAAAGGAGAACGTTTATATAAATGGACAGATACCGAGAATAAAGATGGAGCATTCACATTTGGTGGTGTAAATGGGACCGCATTCTTGGATGGAAATGACTTCTATATTTTTCAGGGCAAAAAGCTTGTGAAATATGATTTTTGGAATTACTCAGCGGAAGGTAAGCCAGTTCAAACCTGGACTTCTATGGCAAAAGAGAAAGATTATCCTCTAAACCAAGTCCATCAGCAAAGAATGTTATATTCCAATTATGATACAGGTACGTTATCCGCACTCAAACTTGGAAATGGTCAGGCGGTAGTCCTCAATAATGGTGAGAATCCTGTAGTTCAGACGGATCTTTTTGGAAATGTGGTTTATAGCGGACAATCAGATGGCCTATTTCACGCTTATGACATGTTGACGTTGAAGCCTATTTTTACCGTGAAGACAGGATCTCGTAACTTTGCCCCTTCTCTTAAAACTGGAGGCATGCTGATCATCCGAACGGATAATAAGCTGCTGGCTATTAAACTGCCTTCATCAATTAAATAA
- a CDS encoding sensor histidine kinase, producing MKSLYVRMCILFCSAIVVSSLLGFLVSNIYYQAQIKSQNDAKLTGMAIDIQQFAESHPESMEDYLRSVAVLGYKIYLTNVEGQSRFYGKPFRKEDLDPQQLEKVLNGQVYHGVAEFPDSAFITGFFDNQLRNTIGVPIEVNNETFALFMRPDAEVQFGELRVFFAVIIGFTVLFSLGFVMISVLHVVRPITRLTTATKRISKGRYDIKLNTWRRDEIGQLASHFMIMSRELERTNRARQEFVANVSHEIESPLTSIQGFAQTLKDPTLPEDERIEYLNIIDQESHRLSMLSKQLLTLSSLDYDPNSLQKKPIDLRAQLRQVVQIMEWRLTEKQLAVRLSLADISVHGDSNLLYQVWMNLITNAIKYTPAEGSIMISAKLDEGNCVVTFLDSGEGIPAEELPLIFDRFYKVDRARTRETHSSGLGLAITQKIVETHNGTIDVSSTVGKGTTFTVTLPLL from the coding sequence GTGAAGTCTTTGTATGTGAGAATGTGCATTCTCTTTTGCTCGGCCATTGTGGTGAGCAGCCTTCTCGGCTTCTTGGTATCTAATATTTATTATCAAGCTCAGATTAAATCGCAGAACGATGCGAAGCTTACGGGGATGGCCATTGATATCCAGCAGTTTGCAGAATCTCACCCGGAATCTATGGAGGATTACCTGCGAAGTGTAGCTGTACTGGGATATAAGATCTATTTAACCAATGTAGAGGGCCAATCCCGATTTTACGGCAAGCCATTTCGGAAAGAGGACTTAGATCCGCAACAATTAGAGAAGGTCCTGAATGGACAAGTGTATCACGGTGTTGCTGAGTTTCCTGACAGCGCATTTATTACAGGTTTTTTTGACAATCAATTACGCAATACGATAGGCGTACCTATTGAAGTCAATAATGAGACTTTTGCGTTATTCATGCGGCCGGATGCAGAGGTTCAGTTCGGTGAACTGCGCGTGTTTTTTGCTGTCATCATCGGTTTTACCGTGTTATTCAGTCTAGGATTCGTCATGATCAGCGTACTGCATGTGGTCAGACCCATTACACGTTTGACAACGGCAACAAAACGGATTTCAAAAGGTAGATATGATATTAAATTAAATACTTGGCGCCGGGATGAGATTGGCCAGTTAGCCTCACACTTTATGATTATGAGTCGTGAGCTGGAACGGACCAATCGTGCGCGTCAAGAGTTTGTTGCGAATGTGTCTCATGAAATCGAATCGCCATTAACTTCTATTCAAGGATTTGCCCAAACCCTTAAAGATCCTACATTACCAGAGGATGAACGGATAGAGTACCTCAATATTATTGATCAAGAAAGCCATCGTCTATCGATGCTTAGTAAACAGCTGCTAACGTTATCTTCCCTCGATTATGATCCGAATTCCTTGCAGAAGAAACCTATAGATTTGCGTGCACAGCTTCGGCAGGTTGTACAAATCATGGAGTGGAGATTAACAGAGAAGCAATTAGCGGTTCGTTTAAGTCTTGCGGACATTAGCGTACATGGCGATTCCAATCTATTGTATCAGGTGTGGATGAACCTCATTACTAATGCTATCAAATATACACCTGCTGAGGGATCCATTATGATTTCCGCAAAGCTTGACGAAGGGAACTGTGTAGTAACCTTTTTGGATTCTGGGGAAGGTATTCCTGCTGAGGAATTACCACTCATCTTTGACCGTTTTTATAAAGTCGACCGGGCACGTACACGAGAAACGCATAGTAGCGGTCTTGGACTGGCGATTACGCAAAAAATTGTAGAGACACATAACGGAACTATAGATGTATCCAGTACAGTTGGCAAAGGCACGACCTTTACTGTAACTCTTCCGCTTTTGTAA
- a CDS encoding ferritin family protein yields the protein MYWTPLSQNRSDFKPIWATSLPQALNLIKEAVQGERNDELFYDELIKLAPNSEQASIITSIRDDERGHNSMFRGMFKEITGQDITGISSEQYQRISSYEEGLEKALQGELAAVEKYRKIWFGLPVGVYRDTVYGIILDELKHASKYNYLLTLDRTTI from the coding sequence ATGTATTGGACACCTTTATCTCAGAATAGATCTGATTTCAAACCTATCTGGGCAACCTCTCTTCCTCAAGCATTAAATTTAATCAAAGAAGCTGTGCAAGGTGAACGAAATGATGAGCTTTTCTATGATGAACTTATCAAACTGGCCCCAAATTCCGAGCAAGCCTCCATCATCACCTCAATACGAGATGACGAACGGGGTCACAACTCCATGTTCCGCGGGATGTTCAAAGAAATTACGGGTCAAGATATCACTGGAATTAGTAGTGAACAATATCAACGGATCAGTTCCTATGAAGAAGGTTTAGAAAAAGCACTCCAAGGTGAACTGGCTGCAGTCGAAAAGTATCGCAAAATATGGTTTGGTCTGCCTGTTGGAGTATACCGCGATACTGTTTATGGGATTATATTAGATGAATTAAAACATGCCAGTAAATATAATTATTTACTTACTTTAGATCGAACCACTATATAG
- a CDS encoding MarR family winged helix-turn-helix transcriptional regulator encodes MDHLQPLVLNQPLHTQAFFTLVDTTASLVSVSDKYWQSKGINGARIRILVEISKQGGTILPSTLAHNIGVTKANISLLLIPLEKDGWITRSNHTQDGRKSVITITVEGQRLLLEHLPGNRQAVAERMQGLDERELRQLIVLLEKLSNG; translated from the coding sequence ATGGATCATTTACAACCGTTGGTATTGAATCAGCCGCTACATACTCAGGCATTTTTCACTTTAGTTGATACTACTGCAAGCTTAGTTTCTGTCTCTGATAAATATTGGCAGTCGAAAGGAATAAATGGCGCAAGAATTCGTATCCTAGTAGAAATATCTAAACAGGGCGGAACGATTTTACCTTCTACATTGGCTCACAATATTGGGGTTACCAAAGCTAATATTAGTCTGTTGCTGATACCCCTAGAGAAAGATGGTTGGATTACCCGCTCGAACCATACTCAGGATGGTAGAAAAAGCGTTATTACAATTACGGTTGAAGGACAACGATTACTTTTGGAGCATCTTCCCGGAAATCGTCAAGCGGTCGCTGAACGTATGCAGGGTCTAGATGAACGAGAGCTTCGGCAACTCATCGTTTTATTAGAAAAGCTTAGCAATGGCTAA
- a CDS encoding cation diffusion facilitator family transporter, protein MENYNDIKQGEKGAWLSIVAYIFLSAIKLFIGTVAGSQALLADGLNNSTDIIASIAILIGLKISRRPPDSNHSYGHFRAETVASLIASFIMIVVGLQVLYQGVNKFIQPELESPDLIAAWTAVFCAVIMMGVYMYNIRLARSINSNAMRAVALDNRSDALVSIGAFVGIVASGFGIPWLDPLTAIIVGLIICKTAWDIFSKATHDLTDGFDAEELELMKETVAEIDGVQSIKDIKARIHGNNVLVDTTVLVDSELSVVQSHDITEEIEEQLKDRHQVSNVLVHIEPVMK, encoded by the coding sequence TTGGAAAATTACAACGACATCAAACAAGGTGAAAAAGGAGCATGGCTAAGCATAGTTGCCTACATATTCCTGTCCGCCATCAAACTGTTTATTGGTACGGTCGCGGGATCTCAAGCGCTGCTTGCAGATGGCCTGAACAACAGTACTGATATTATCGCTTCTATCGCCATACTAATCGGTCTTAAGATCTCCAGGAGACCGCCGGATTCCAATCATAGCTACGGGCATTTCAGAGCAGAGACCGTGGCATCCTTAATTGCTTCATTTATTATGATCGTTGTAGGGCTTCAAGTGCTGTACCAGGGCGTGAACAAATTTATTCAACCCGAACTGGAAAGTCCAGATCTTATAGCAGCCTGGACGGCAGTTTTTTGTGCTGTGATAATGATGGGCGTATATATGTATAACATTAGACTGGCCCGCTCTATTAATAGTAACGCTATGCGAGCAGTAGCACTAGATAATCGATCAGATGCTTTAGTTAGCATAGGTGCTTTTGTCGGAATTGTGGCTTCTGGATTTGGAATTCCATGGCTTGATCCGCTTACAGCGATTATTGTCGGCCTGATTATCTGCAAGACGGCATGGGATATCTTTAGTAAAGCTACACATGATTTAACGGATGGTTTTGATGCGGAAGAGCTTGAACTCATGAAAGAAACCGTTGCTGAAATTGACGGTGTGCAATCCATTAAAGATATTAAAGCTCGCATCCACGGAAATAACGTACTAGTAGATACAACTGTATTAGTAGATTCCGAGCTTAGTGTGGTGCAGAGCCATGATATTACGGAAGAAATCGAAGAACAATTGAAAGATCGGCACCAAGTTTCAAATGTGCTTGTCCACATAGAACCTGTAATGAAGTAG
- a CDS encoding ABC transporter ATP-binding protein, with protein sequence MSAKLLMKQVTKTYGDGDTTVSVLNNLNLIVNEGEFVAVLGPSGTGKSTFLSAAGALLTPTSGEIFIDGESLTDKSKSELTELRLEKIGFMFQSAQLLPYLKVEEQLLFVAKQGKMSSKEAKERAADLMKRLDIWKRRNHYPEQLSGGEKQRVAIARAWMNKPAILFADEPTASLDFKRGREVVQMIADEVKNEGKAAVMVTHDERMLEWCDRVLHLEDGHLVEHELSKI encoded by the coding sequence ATGAGTGCTAAATTATTGATGAAGCAAGTAACCAAGACTTACGGAGACGGCGATACAACGGTATCTGTTCTGAACAATTTGAATCTTATAGTCAATGAAGGGGAATTCGTTGCTGTCCTTGGACCATCTGGAACAGGGAAGAGTACATTCCTATCAGCAGCGGGGGCGCTTCTTACGCCAACCAGTGGTGAAATTTTTATAGACGGAGAATCTCTTACAGATAAAAGTAAAAGTGAGCTGACTGAGCTACGATTAGAGAAGATAGGCTTTATGTTCCAAAGCGCACAGCTATTGCCCTACTTGAAGGTAGAAGAGCAGCTTCTCTTTGTAGCTAAACAGGGGAAGATGAGTTCTAAAGAAGCTAAGGAACGGGCAGCTGATTTGATGAAGCGTCTGGATATCTGGAAACGTCGAAACCATTACCCTGAGCAACTATCAGGTGGGGAGAAGCAACGTGTAGCTATCGCAAGAGCTTGGATGAATAAACCTGCAATCTTGTTTGCAGATGAACCAACAGCAAGCTTAGATTTCAAACGAGGTAGAGAAGTTGTGCAAATGATTGCTGACGAAGTAAAGAATGAGGGTAAAGCTGCCGTAATGGTCACTCATGATGAACGGATGCTCGAATGGTGTGATCGAGTGCTGCATCTGGAAGATGGTCATTTGGTTGAACATGAGTTAAGCAAAATTTAG
- a CDS encoding response regulator transcription factor, with amino-acid sequence MKKILVADDDSNIRTLLKHVLTREGYQVMEASDGRDAIHKLKESIADLAVVDVMMPHVDGLELCQHIRETYDIPIILLTARQQLSDKEQGYLRGTDDYVTKPFEPEELLFRIKALFRRYSIASDDRIRLNSLVIDRKNYEITDGDEVLLLPVKEFELLAQLAQYPGRLYSRSELIELVWGMDYEGDERTVDVHIKRLRQRFLDYQNDFVIRTVRGIGYKLEMVSS; translated from the coding sequence ATGAAAAAGATTTTAGTAGCAGATGACGATAGTAATATTCGTACATTATTAAAGCATGTATTGACCAGAGAAGGTTACCAAGTAATGGAGGCAAGCGATGGCCGGGACGCGATACATAAACTGAAAGAAAGCATTGCGGACTTAGCCGTTGTGGATGTGATGATGCCGCATGTGGATGGGTTGGAGCTATGCCAGCATATAAGAGAAACGTATGATATACCGATCATTTTGTTAACAGCCCGGCAACAGCTAAGTGATAAAGAACAAGGCTATTTGCGGGGGACAGATGATTATGTAACGAAACCTTTTGAGCCGGAAGAATTGTTGTTTCGGATCAAAGCTTTATTTCGGCGTTATTCCATCGCTTCGGATGATCGGATTCGTTTAAATTCACTAGTTATTGATCGTAAAAATTATGAGATCACTGATGGTGATGAAGTACTACTGTTACCGGTAAAGGAATTTGAACTGCTCGCGCAACTGGCACAATATCCAGGAAGACTGTATTCACGCAGTGAGCTGATTGAACTAGTATGGGGAATGGATTATGAAGGTGATGAACGCACGGTGGATGTACATATCAAGCGATTACGTCAACGGTTTTTGGATTATCAGAATGACTTTGTGATTCGGACGGTACGGGGAATTGGATATAAATTGGAGATGGTGAGCTCGTGA
- a CDS encoding ferritin: MKDGLVNALNEQMNFEFYSAHVYLAMAAYCSGESLDGFANFFLIQAEEERFHAMKIYKFLNDRDNRATLEALPEPKNEYSSMLDAFEHAFAHEQQNTKRFYHLADLALDEREHATIYFLKWFIDEQVEEEALFSNIISKLKRIDKDSNAFYMLDAEFATRTFTAPAE; encoded by the coding sequence ATGAAAGATGGATTAGTAAACGCACTTAATGAACAGATGAATTTCGAGTTTTATTCCGCTCATGTTTATCTTGCTATGGCAGCCTATTGTTCCGGTGAAAGTCTCGATGGATTCGCAAACTTTTTCTTAATTCAAGCAGAAGAAGAACGATTCCATGCCATGAAAATCTATAAGTTCCTTAATGATCGCGATAATCGGGCGACACTTGAAGCTCTACCAGAGCCAAAGAACGAATACTCTTCGATGCTGGATGCTTTTGAACATGCATTCGCGCATGAGCAACAAAACACGAAACGCTTCTATCATTTAGCTGACTTGGCGCTGGATGAGCGTGAACATGCAACGATCTATTTCTTGAAATGGTTTATTGACGAGCAAGTAGAAGAGGAAGCGCTCTTTAGCAACATCATTAGTAAACTGAAACGAATTGATAAAGATAGCAACGCCTTCTACATGCTGGATGCTGAATTTGCTACACGTACTTTTACAGCTCCTGCTGAGTAA